The following are from one region of the Candidatus Neomarinimicrobiota bacterium genome:
- the secE gene encoding preprotein translocase subunit SecE: MIKRIREFLKGVEFEMKKVSWPTMGELRGSTAVVLVLSLILVIFLFMVDFSLSRVVSFIL, translated from the coding sequence ATGATTAAACGGATCCGGGAGTTTCTGAAAGGGGTCGAGTTCGAGATGAAAAAAGTCTCCTGGCCTACCATGGGTGAGCTGAGGGGCTCAACGGCGGTTGTGCTGGTTTTGTCCTTGATCCTGGTGATTTTCTTGTTCATGGTTGATTTTAGTCTGTCTCGAGTTGTGTCTTTCATCTTATAA